One stretch of Thermus filiformis DNA includes these proteins:
- a CDS encoding lysophospholipid acyltransferase family protein gives MQKLARFLLSLFGWRLVMEPPPAKKYVLIGAPHTSNWDFLVAVLAIFGLGLKARFLGKKELFSFPLGVLMRALGGIPVDRSRRTGLVDQAAQILRDHEEIVLLITPEGTRSQAPYWRSGFYHMALKAGVPIGLGYADFKKKEVGIGGYLWPTGDLQKDFEAIRAFYQDKTGKRPEKQGPIRIKEEG, from the coding sequence GTGCAAAAGCTCGCCCGGTTCCTCCTGTCCCTTTTCGGTTGGCGGCTCGTCATGGAGCCCCCTCCCGCCAAGAAGTACGTTTTGATCGGCGCTCCCCACACCTCCAACTGGGACTTTTTGGTGGCGGTCCTCGCCATCTTCGGCCTGGGCCTCAAGGCCCGCTTCCTGGGCAAGAAGGAGCTCTTCAGCTTTCCCCTGGGGGTCCTGATGCGGGCTTTGGGGGGGATCCCCGTGGACCGCTCGAGGCGCACCGGCCTCGTGGACCAGGCGGCCCAGATCCTCCGGGACCACGAGGAGATCGTCCTCCTCATCACCCCAGAGGGGACGCGGAGCCAGGCCCCCTACTGGCGCTCGGGCTTCTACCACATGGCCCTGAAGGCCGGGGTGCCCATCGGCCTGGGCTACGCCGACTTCAAGAAGAAGGAGGTGGGCATCGGGGGCTACCTCTGGCCCACCGGGGACCTACAGAAGGACTTTGAGGCCATCCGCGCCTTCTACCAGGACAAGACGGGCAAGCGCCCCGAGAAGCAGGGGCCGATCCGGATTAAGGAGGAGGGCTAA
- the der gene encoding ribosome biogenesis GTPase Der, whose translation MHKVVIVGRPNVGKSSLFNRLLKKRSAVVADTPGVTRDLKEGVVETETGRFLLVDTGGLWSGDRWEAKIREKVDRALEDADLVLFAVDGRSELTPQDLEVAEYLRRKGRPVLVVATKVDDPKHEYYLGPLYALGFGEPVPTSSEHNRGFDDLVEAIWARLPVRAEESEPEVAAIRLAIVGRPNAGKSSLLNAILGEERVIVSEEPGTTRDAIDAEVYVGGQRFVLVDTAGIRKRPETLVEDLAIRRSFRAIEEADVVLLVVDPFQVGDRELKLANHALEKGKPVLLVVTKWDLVPKEEAPQVRKELGLKLAHLAHLPRVYTSAVTRRNLERIFSEAQRLHELNHARVETSELNRQLALWTKRVQMPNFKGKPLKILYATQAEVAPPTFVFFVNHPEFVTRAFENYLKNRIGEDLGLKEVPFRLVFRGRREG comes from the coding sequence ATGCACAAAGTCGTCATCGTAGGCCGGCCCAACGTGGGCAAGTCCAGCCTCTTCAACCGCCTCCTTAAGAAGCGGAGCGCGGTGGTGGCGGACACCCCCGGGGTCACCCGCGACCTCAAGGAAGGGGTCGTGGAGACGGAGACGGGCCGGTTCCTCCTGGTGGACACCGGGGGGCTGTGGAGCGGGGACCGGTGGGAGGCCAAGATCCGCGAGAAGGTGGACCGGGCCCTGGAGGACGCGGACCTGGTCCTCTTCGCCGTGGACGGCCGCTCGGAGCTCACCCCGCAGGATTTGGAGGTGGCCGAGTACCTGAGGAGGAAGGGCAGGCCGGTCCTGGTGGTGGCCACCAAGGTGGACGACCCCAAGCACGAGTACTACCTGGGCCCCCTCTACGCCCTGGGCTTTGGGGAGCCCGTGCCGACCTCGAGCGAGCACAACCGGGGCTTTGACGACCTGGTGGAGGCCATCTGGGCCCGGCTCCCCGTCCGGGCGGAGGAGTCCGAGCCCGAGGTGGCGGCCATCCGGCTGGCCATCGTGGGCCGGCCCAACGCGGGGAAGTCCAGCCTCCTGAACGCCATCCTGGGGGAGGAGCGGGTCATCGTCTCCGAGGAGCCCGGCACCACCCGGGACGCCATAGACGCGGAGGTCTACGTGGGGGGGCAGCGCTTCGTCCTGGTGGACACCGCCGGGATCCGCAAGCGGCCTGAGACCCTGGTGGAGGACCTGGCCATCCGGCGGAGCTTCCGGGCCATAGAGGAGGCGGACGTGGTCCTGCTGGTGGTGGACCCCTTCCAGGTGGGCGACCGGGAGCTGAAGCTGGCCAACCACGCTCTGGAGAAGGGGAAACCCGTCCTCCTGGTGGTCACCAAGTGGGACCTGGTGCCCAAGGAGGAGGCGCCCCAGGTGCGGAAGGAGCTGGGCCTGAAGCTCGCCCACCTGGCCCACCTGCCCAGGGTCTACACCTCGGCGGTGACCCGAAGGAACCTGGAAAGGATCTTCTCCGAGGCCCAGAGGCTGCACGAACTCAACCACGCCCGGGTGGAGACGAGCGAGCTCAACCGACAGCTGGCCCTATGGACCAAGCGGGTCCAGATGCCCAACTTCAAGGGCAAGCCCCTGAAGATCCTCTACGCCACCCAGGCCGAGGTGGCCCCGCCCACCTTCGTCTTCTTCGTCAACCACCCGGAGTTCGTCACCCGGGCCTTTGAGAACTACCTGAAAAACCGCATCGGCGAGGACCTGGGCCTAAAAGAGGTGCCTTTCCGCCTGGTCTTCCGGGGCCGCCGGGAAGGCTGA
- a CDS encoding SIR2 family NAD-dependent protein deacylase, producing the protein MERLEEARKRLEEARRVAVLTGAGISKPSGIPTFRDAEGLWRNFNPLDYATPEAYAKDPEKVWAWYAWRIAKVREAQPNPAHYALAELERKVLERGGGFLLVTQNVDGLHARAGSQNLVELHGNILRARCEACGRRFPLPEDFAPPPFCPACGHRARPDVVWFGEFLPEGAWERAERAFAEADFALVVGTSAEVEPAASLGRIAFASGAYLIEVNPEPTPLTPLAHLSLRMGAVEGMEALLSGWS; encoded by the coding sequence ATGGAGCGCCTAGAGGAAGCGCGGAAGCGGCTGGAGGAGGCGAGGCGGGTGGCGGTCCTCACGGGGGCGGGGATCTCCAAGCCCTCGGGGATCCCCACCTTCCGGGACGCCGAGGGCCTTTGGAGGAACTTCAACCCCTTGGACTACGCCACCCCCGAGGCCTACGCCAAAGATCCCGAGAAGGTCTGGGCCTGGTACGCCTGGCGCATCGCCAAGGTGCGGGAGGCCCAGCCCAACCCGGCCCACTATGCCCTGGCGGAGCTGGAGCGAAAGGTCTTGGAGCGGGGGGGAGGCTTCCTCCTGGTCACCCAGAACGTGGACGGCCTCCACGCCCGGGCGGGAAGCCAGAACCTGGTGGAGCTCCACGGGAACATCCTCAGGGCCCGGTGCGAGGCTTGCGGAAGGCGCTTCCCCCTCCCCGAGGACTTCGCCCCGCCCCCCTTCTGCCCGGCCTGCGGCCACCGGGCCCGGCCCGACGTGGTCTGGTTCGGGGAGTTCCTGCCCGAGGGGGCCTGGGAGCGGGCGGAAAGGGCCTTTGCCGAGGCCGACTTCGCCTTGGTGGTGGGCACGAGCGCCGAGGTGGAGCCCGCGGCCTCCTTGGGCCGGATCGCCTTCGCCTCCGGGGCCTACCTCATTGAGGTCAACCCCGAGCCCACCCCCCTTACCCCCCTCGCCCACCTCTCCTTGCGCATGGGGGCGGTAGAGGGGATGGAGGCCTTGCTTTCGGGATGGTCCTGA
- a CDS encoding bifunctional ADP-dependent NAD(P)H-hydrate dehydratase/NAD(P)H-hydrate epimerase — MRLFTSEAMREADAEAVRRGYPSLLLMEWAGMKAARVYRELFGKRPAVVLAGKGNNGGDGLVLARHLLLEGVEVRVHAAEGQTGDALLALQALLAHGVEVRPLEEASFRKGEVVVDALFGTGLKGPLSGVYADLVEQVNRIGLPVLALDLPSGLPYAPHVRATATVAFAAFKTLHFLHREACGRLFLAEIGLPKDLLAQVASQLEEGLPLLATPEALAPLLPPRPLTAHKGSVGRVGILGGYRGEGLRYAGAPVLAALGAYRMGAGLVHLVAPEGPLEPLEAVFHPVPSPTLPPLKVEALAVGMGGGPWGKAWALAALEARRPVVLDADALHLEVALAYREAGLPAVLTPHAGEAARLLGTGPEEVAQDPLGAARALAERTGLVVVLKGNPTVVAEGGRLSLNPTGHPALATGGTGDVLSGAIAALLAAGLPPFEAARLGVFLHGLAGDLLGEEKGVGLLAREVAEALPRARRLLEGGQAPWPFSRV, encoded by the coding sequence ATGAGGCTATTCACCTCCGAGGCTATGCGGGAGGCGGACGCGGAGGCCGTCCGAAGGGGGTACCCCAGCCTCCTCCTCATGGAGTGGGCGGGGATGAAGGCGGCCCGGGTCTACCGGGAGCTTTTCGGCAAGCGCCCGGCCGTGGTCCTGGCAGGCAAAGGGAACAACGGCGGGGACGGCCTGGTCCTCGCCCGTCACCTCCTCCTGGAGGGCGTAGAGGTGCGGGTCCACGCGGCCGAGGGCCAAACCGGGGACGCCCTCCTCGCCCTCCAGGCCCTCCTCGCCCACGGGGTGGAGGTGCGGCCCCTGGAGGAAGCCTCCTTCCGCAAGGGGGAGGTGGTGGTGGACGCCCTCTTCGGCACCGGGCTTAAGGGGCCCCTTTCCGGCGTTTACGCGGACCTCGTGGAGCAGGTGAACCGGATAGGCCTTCCCGTCCTCGCCTTGGACCTCCCCTCGGGCCTCCCCTATGCCCCCCATGTGCGGGCCACGGCCACCGTGGCCTTCGCCGCCTTCAAGACCCTCCACTTCCTCCACCGGGAGGCCTGCGGGAGGCTCTTCCTGGCGGAGATCGGCCTTCCCAAGGACCTCCTCGCCCAGGTGGCTTCCCAGCTAGAGGAAGGCCTCCCCCTCCTCGCCACCCCTGAGGCCCTCGCCCCCCTCCTCCCACCGCGCCCCCTCACCGCCCACAAGGGGAGCGTGGGCCGGGTGGGGATCCTGGGGGGGTACCGGGGGGAGGGCCTGCGCTACGCCGGGGCCCCGGTCCTCGCCGCCCTCGGGGCCTACCGGATGGGGGCGGGCCTGGTCCACCTGGTGGCCCCGGAAGGCCCCCTGGAGCCCCTCGAGGCCGTCTTCCACCCTGTGCCCTCCCCTACCCTTCCCCCCCTCAAGGTGGAGGCCCTGGCGGTGGGGATGGGGGGTGGGCCCTGGGGGAAGGCCTGGGCGCTCGCGGCCCTGGAGGCCCGGCGGCCCGTGGTCCTGGACGCGGACGCCTTGCACCTCGAGGTGGCCCTGGCCTACCGGGAAGCCGGCCTTCCCGCCGTCCTCACCCCCCACGCCGGGGAGGCAGCGAGGCTTCTGGGGACGGGACCGGAGGAGGTGGCCCAGGACCCCCTGGGGGCAGCCCGGGCCCTGGCGGAAAGGACGGGGCTCGTGGTGGTCCTGAAGGGCAACCCCACGGTGGTGGCCGAGGGAGGCCGCCTCTCCCTGAACCCCACGGGCCACCCGGCCCTGGCCACCGGGGGTACGGGGGATGTGCTCTCCGGGGCCATCGCCGCCCTGCTCGCCGCCGGGCTTCCCCCCTTTGAGGCCGCCCGGCTCGGGGTCTTCCTGCATGGCCTGGCCGGGGACCTCCTGGGGGAGGAGAAGGGGGTGGGCCTCCTGGCCCGGGAGGTGGCGGAGGCTCTTCCCCGGGCGCGGAGGCTTTTGGAAGGAGGGCAGGCGCCCTGGCCCTTTTCCCGGGTATGA